One Schistocerca cancellata isolate TAMUIC-IGC-003103 chromosome 1, iqSchCanc2.1, whole genome shotgun sequence genomic region harbors:
- the LOC126163779 gene encoding phosphatidylinositol-binding clathrin assembly protein-like: protein MSDEAFLEMLTLVQDVLDALLNFGCSADDLSNGIIVMAVNLLFRDLIRLFVFYNDGVINLLRRYFDMKKKQCENALTLYKNFLARLEWIPDFIKFCETAGLSSGSVCDLRHVPDSLLDALEQHLSSLEAGKPQNGRAFELWQQTRLAANEVVVHNTPCGLSLSSFQPSSGNELCKVTFKEPERSCKLDASRKLDFIYDDPIKLIRNPFVSLELLATKPAISPADVCTNYAPVTASSYAPSPFVSDEDFTAAFRQTENCNASHATRNVNAVSDIRQENFSNVENNFSFDRRGSIANPQANFPRNTSGWWPQHLTSKNSPGYLPMSASMSNKLAAFHM, encoded by the coding sequence ATGAGTGACGAAGCTTTCTTAGAGATGCTGACGCTGGTGCAAGACGTGTTGGACGCCCTGCTGAATTTCGGCTGCTCTGCTGACGACCTGAGCAACGGAATAATAGTCATGGCGGTGAATTTACTTTTCAGAGACCTCATTCGCCTCTTCGTTTTCTACAACGATGGCGTAATAAATCTCTTGCGGAGGTACTTCGACATGAAAAAGAAACAGTGTGAGAATGCACTGACTTTGTACAAAAATTTCCTCGCTAGGTTGGAGTGGATCCCGGACTTTATTAAGTTTTGCGAGACGGCAGGCCTGAGCTCGGGCAGCGTGTGTGATCTGAGACACGTGCCCGACAGTCTGCTGGACGCGCTGGAGCAGCATCTGTCTTCCCTGGAGGCTGGTAAACCACAGAACGGCAGAGCGTTCGAGTTGTGGCAACAGACCCGACTTGCAGCAAACGAAGTAGTGGTACACAACACGCCCTGCGGCTTGTCTCTTAGCTCATTTCAGCCCTCCTCAGGAAATGAACTGTGCAAAGTGACGTTCAAAGAGCCCGAGCGCAGTTGTAAGTTAGACGCGTCGCGGAAATTAGATTTCATTTACGACGATCCAATAAAACTCATTCGTAATCCTTTCGTTAGTCTGGAGCTCTTAGCGACAAAGCCTGCGATTTCTCCCGCAGATGTGTGCACAAATTATGCACCGGTAACTGCATCATCTTACGCACCATCTCCTTTCGTGTCAGACGAAGACTTCACAGCTGCTTTTCGACAAACAGAAAATTGTAACGCTTCGCACGCGACGAGGAACGTGAATGCTGTTAGTGATATCCGGCAAGAGAACTTCTCGAATGTGGAGAATAATTTTTCTTTCGACAGACGTGGAAGTATCGCCAATCCTCAAGCGAATTTCCCGAGGAATACATCAGGGTGGTGGCCGCAGCATCTGACTTCGAAAAACAGTCCCGGCTACTTACCAATGAGTGCTTCCATGAGCAACAAGTTGGCTGCATTTCATATGTAG